One Novosphingobium sp. EMRT-2 DNA segment encodes these proteins:
- a CDS encoding PadR family transcriptional regulator, which produces MRHEQHRCGLDHGRNHGRGFAARGMMKMMMGGRGPFGRGFGDFGGGFGGWDDESGGRGGRGGGRGRGRMFAGGELRLVLLRLVAEQDRHGYELIKAIEELTGGEYAPSPGVVYPTLSLLVDEGLLAEVAGEGSRKAFTVTEAGRAELAEKAGEADALVERLKAFGEQRQRHSSPPVRRAMHNLKVALGQRLMSGLDDGVAHQIADILDEAARRIERL; this is translated from the coding sequence TTGCGACACGAACAACACCGCTGCGGCCTCGATCACGGCCGCAACCACGGACGCGGTTTCGCCGCGCGTGGCATGATGAAGATGATGATGGGCGGACGCGGTCCGTTCGGCCGGGGTTTCGGCGATTTCGGCGGTGGCTTTGGCGGCTGGGATGACGAATCGGGCGGCCGGGGCGGTCGCGGCGGCGGCAGGGGACGCGGGCGGATGTTCGCCGGCGGCGAACTGCGGCTGGTGCTGCTGCGCCTCGTGGCCGAACAGGATCGCCACGGCTATGAACTGATCAAGGCGATCGAGGAACTGACCGGCGGCGAATACGCCCCCAGCCCCGGCGTGGTCTATCCCACGCTCAGCCTGCTGGTGGACGAAGGCCTTCTGGCCGAAGTGGCCGGCGAAGGATCGCGCAAGGCCTTCACCGTGACCGAGGCCGGGCGCGCGGAACTGGCGGAAAAGGCGGGTGAAGCCGATGCGCTGGTCGAACGGCTCAAGGCGTTCGGCGAACAGCGCCAGCGGCACAGCAGCCCGCCGGTGCGCCGGGCGATGCACAACCTCAAGGTGGCGCTCGGCCAGCGCCTGATGAGCGGCCTTGACGATGGCGTGGCCCACCAGATCGCCGACATCCTCGACGAGGCGGCGCGCCGGATCGAACGGCTCTGA
- the ruvA gene encoding Holliday junction branch migration protein RuvA, with protein sequence MIAKLTGTLDDTGPDWAVIDVNGVGYLVHCSAKTLTHLGIRGDKVVVHTEMQVSETDQRLIGFTSAGERAWFRLLTAVQGVGSKVALAILSALSVEELQRACANGDSAMVARANGVGPKLAGRIVNELKDKAGGLAGYASLPGPGGEAVPLPAGSASADAISALQNLGFKPAVASTAVAAALKDLGEDAGLNDLVRVALKRAAG encoded by the coding sequence ATGATCGCCAAGCTCACCGGCACCCTTGACGACACCGGCCCCGACTGGGCCGTGATCGACGTGAACGGCGTCGGCTATCTCGTCCACTGCTCGGCCAAGACGCTCACCCACCTCGGCATCCGGGGCGACAAGGTCGTGGTCCATACCGAAATGCAGGTCAGCGAGACCGACCAGCGCCTGATCGGCTTCACCAGCGCGGGCGAACGGGCGTGGTTCCGCCTGCTGACGGCCGTGCAGGGCGTGGGCAGCAAGGTGGCGCTGGCGATCCTGTCCGCCCTGTCGGTCGAGGAATTGCAGCGTGCCTGCGCCAATGGCGACAGCGCCATGGTCGCCCGCGCCAACGGCGTGGGGCCGAAGCTCGCCGGGCGCATCGTCAACGAGCTGAAGGACAAGGCGGGCGGTCTCGCTGGCTATGCCTCGCTCCCAGGCCCTGGCGGAGAGGCTGTGCCCCTGCCGGCCGGCTCCGCCAGCGCCGACGCCATTTCCGCGCTCCAGAACCTGGGCTTCAAGCCCGCCGTCGCGAGCACCGCCGTCGCCGCCGCGCTGAAGGACCTGGGCGAGGATGCCGGCCTGAACGACCTTGTGCGCGTCGCGCTGAAGCGGGCGGCGGGGTGA
- a CDS encoding replication-associated recombination protein A has product MTDLFASPPADTPPSEPRDDGPLADRLRPRTLADVIGQEHLTGPEGAIGRMVAAGKLSSMILWGPPGTGKTSTARLLADAVNMRFVAISAVFSGVADLKKAFAEAEAMALTGRRTLLFVDEIHRFNRAQQDGFLPFVEKGTVTLVGATTENPSFALNAALLSRAQVLILHRLDAAALGELLRRAEEITGLRLPLTGPAREALVASADGDGRFLLNQAETLFDVSLTEPLDPDALSKFLMRRVAVYDKDRDGHYNLISALHKALRGSDAQAALYYLARMLTAGEEPLYVLRRLVRFASEDIGLADPQALVQCLAAKDAYDFLGSPEGELAIVQACLYCATAPKSNAAYVAQKEAWKSAKETGSLMPPANILNAPTRLMKDIGYGKGYAYDHDAEDGFSGADYWPEGMGAQHYYRPVERGFERQVRERMDWWERKRRERREG; this is encoded by the coding sequence ATGACCGACCTGTTCGCCTCTCCCCCGGCCGATACGCCACCATCGGAGCCGCGCGACGACGGGCCGCTGGCCGACCGCCTGCGCCCGCGCACGCTGGCCGACGTGATCGGGCAGGAACACCTGACCGGGCCGGAAGGCGCGATCGGGCGGATGGTGGCGGCGGGCAAGCTTTCCTCGATGATCCTGTGGGGGCCGCCGGGCACCGGCAAGACCAGCACCGCGCGCCTGCTCGCCGATGCCGTGAACATGCGCTTCGTGGCGATCAGTGCGGTCTTCTCGGGTGTGGCCGACCTGAAGAAGGCCTTCGCCGAGGCCGAGGCGATGGCGCTCACCGGCCGGCGTACGCTGCTGTTCGTGGACGAGATCCACCGCTTCAACCGCGCCCAGCAGGACGGTTTCCTGCCGTTCGTGGAGAAGGGCACGGTCACGCTGGTCGGCGCGACTACGGAGAATCCCAGTTTCGCGCTCAACGCCGCGCTGCTCAGCCGCGCGCAAGTGCTGATCCTGCACCGGCTGGATGCCGCCGCGCTCGGCGAATTGCTGCGGCGCGCCGAAGAGATTACCGGGCTGCGCCTCCCGCTTACCGGCCCCGCGCGCGAGGCGCTGGTCGCCTCGGCCGATGGCGACGGGCGCTTCCTGCTCAACCAGGCGGAAACGCTGTTTGACGTTTCGCTGACCGAACCGCTCGATCCCGATGCGCTGTCGAAGTTCCTGATGCGCCGCGTGGCGGTCTACGACAAGGACCGCGACGGGCATTACAACCTGATCTCCGCGCTGCACAAGGCGCTGCGCGGATCGGACGCGCAGGCGGCGCTCTATTACCTCGCGCGGATGCTGACGGCGGGCGAGGAACCGCTCTACGTGCTGCGCCGGCTGGTGCGCTTTGCCAGCGAGGACATCGGCCTTGCCGATCCACAGGCGCTGGTCCAGTGCCTTGCCGCCAAGGACGCCTACGATTTTCTCGGCAGCCCCGAGGGCGAACTGGCCATCGTCCAGGCCTGCCTCTATTGCGCGACGGCGCCCAAATCGAACGCGGCCTATGTCGCGCAGAAGGAAGCGTGGAAAAGCGCGAAGGAAACGGGATCGTTGATGCCGCCGGCCAATATCCTCAACGCGCCGACCCGGCTGATGAAGGACATCGGCTATGGCAAGGGCTATGCCTATGACCATGACGCGGAAGACGGCTTCTCCGGCGCGGATTACTGGCCGGAAGGGATGGGGGCGCAGCACTATTACCGCCCGGTGGAGCGCGGTTTTGAAAGACAGGTGCGCGAACGGATGGATTGGTGGGAAAGGAAAAGGCGTGAACGTCGGGAAGGCTAG
- the ruvB gene encoding Holliday junction branch migration DNA helicase RuvB translates to MTDNPLLSAARQDEDPDAALRPKSLAEFTGQEAARENLRVFIESAKMRREAMDHVLFFGPPGLGKTTLAQIVARELGVNFRATSGPVIAKAGDLAALLTNLEHGDVLFIDEIHRLNPVVEEVLYPAMEDRALDLIIGEGPSARSVRIDLPPFTLIGATTRQGLLQTPLRDRFGIPVRLQFYTVAELERVVARGAGLLGIGIDREGAAEIARRARGTPRVAGRLLRRVRDFAQVAGADTITRAMADSALTRLEVDSLGLDAQDRRYLTMIADIYKGGPVGVETLAAGLSEPRDTIEEVIEPYLIQLGLVARTARGRCLNDRGWQHLGLTPPTGSLPDLFDSGK, encoded by the coding sequence ATGACCGATAACCCCCTCCTCTCCGCCGCCCGGCAGGACGAAGACCCGGACGCCGCGCTGCGGCCCAAGTCGCTGGCTGAATTCACCGGGCAGGAAGCCGCGCGCGAGAACCTGCGCGTGTTCATCGAATCCGCCAAGATGCGGCGCGAGGCGATGGACCATGTGCTGTTCTTCGGCCCGCCGGGTCTGGGCAAGACCACGCTGGCGCAGATCGTCGCGCGCGAACTCGGCGTGAACTTCCGCGCCACCTCCGGCCCGGTGATCGCCAAGGCGGGCGATCTCGCCGCACTGCTCACCAATCTGGAACACGGCGACGTCCTGTTCATCGACGAGATCCACCGTCTCAATCCCGTGGTCGAGGAAGTGCTCTATCCGGCGATGGAGGACCGCGCACTCGATCTGATCATCGGCGAGGGGCCGTCCGCCCGGTCGGTGCGGATCGACCTTCCACCCTTCACCCTGATCGGCGCGACCACGCGCCAGGGCCTGTTGCAGACCCCGCTGCGCGATCGCTTCGGCATCCCGGTGCGCCTGCAGTTCTATACCGTGGCCGAACTGGAACGCGTGGTGGCGCGCGGCGCCGGGCTGCTGGGTATCGGCATCGACCGGGAAGGCGCCGCCGAGATCGCGCGCCGCGCGCGCGGCACCCCCCGCGTCGCCGGCCGCCTGCTGCGCCGCGTGCGCGATTTCGCGCAAGTGGCGGGCGCCGACACGATCACGCGCGCCATGGCCGATTCGGCGCTCACCCGGCTGGAAGTCGATTCGCTGGGGCTGGACGCGCAGGACCGCCGCTACCTCACCATGATCGCCGACATCTACAAGGGCGGGCCGGTGGGCGTGGAAACGCTGGCCGCCGGGCTTTCGGAACCGCGCGACACGATCGAGGAAGTGATCGAGCCATACCTGATCCAGCTCGGCCTCGTCGCACGCACCGCACGCGGGCGCTGCCTCAACGATCGCGGTTGGCAGCACCTGGGGCTCACGCCGCCCACCGGTTCGCTTCCCGACCTGTTCGACAGCGGCAAATAG